The following proteins are encoded in a genomic region of Periophthalmus magnuspinnatus isolate fPerMag1 chromosome 21, fPerMag1.2.pri, whole genome shotgun sequence:
- the LOC117389478 gene encoding trace amine-associated receptor 4-like, translating into MEAPNEAALCFPTINNSCRRSPRPELESTVIYIVLSAITAMTVVLNLLVIISISHFRQLHTSTNLLLLSLAVTDFLVGSIQMPFQIFYFGGCWLLGDLSCVVCFVSGYLVIGVSCGNMILLSADRYIAVCDPLLYHSKVTIRRVQACVCICWISVIVHVSWIMRDFVKQPGVFNTCVGECVFVLVHPEEGIADIVISLVSPFTIITVLYLKVFTVAVSQARALRSQITSLGLQPSGAKKMELKAAKTLGVLLIVFIICCSPYYAFTLSAETPHLDPLSGVVEVWLICFNSCINPIIYAFSYPWFRKSIKHIVTLQIFKPNSRNSRIL; encoded by the exons ATGGAAGCACCGAACGAGGCCGCGCTGTGTTTCCCAACGATCAACAACTCTTGCCGAAGGAGCCCACGCCCAGAGCTGGAGAGCACCGTCATCTACATCGTGTTATCTGCCATCACGGCCATGACTGTGGTCCTCAACCTGCTCGTCATCATCTCCATCTCACACTTCAG GCAGCTCCACACCAGCActaacctcctcctcctctctctggccGTGACAGACTTCCTCGTTGGCTCaatccagatgcccttccagatcTTCTACTTTGGGGGCTGCTGGCTGCTCGGTGACCTCTCGTGCGTCGTCTGTTTCGTCAGCGGATACCTGGTGATCGGCGTCTCGTGCGGGAATATGATTCTTTTATCGGCCGATCGGTACATAGCCGTTTGCGACCCCTTACTGTACCACTCTAAAGTGACTATCAGACGTGTTCAAGCCTGCGTTTGTATCTGCTGGATTTCTGTTATTGTTCACGTCAGTTGGATCATGAGGGATTTTGTCAAACAGCCGGGCGTCTTTAACACGTGCGTTGgcgagtgtgtgtttgtgttagtaCACCCAGAAGAAGGAATTGCTGACATAGTGATCAGTTTGGTGAGCCCTTTCACGATCATCACGGTGCTGTATTTGAAAGTGTTTACCGTTGCAGTGTCGCAGGCCCGTGCCCTGAGATCTCAAATCACCTCTCTGGGTCTGCAGCCTTCAGGGGCAAAGAAAATGGAGCTAAAAGCAGCCAAAACATTAGGGGTTCTGCTCATCGTTTTTATCATCTGTTGTAGTCCATATTATGCATTTACTCTCTCGGCTGAGACCCCTCACCTAGACCCTTTGTCTGGAGTTGTTGAGGTTTGGCTCATCTGCTTCAACTCCTGTATAAACCCCATAATCTACGCTTTTAGTTACCCCTGGTTTAGAAAGTCTATTAAACATATCGTAACACTTCAGATTTTCAAGCCCAACTCCAGGAATAGCAGGATACTTTAa
- the LOC117389523 gene encoding trace amine-associated receptor 13c-like: protein MSGSLDQDVFCYPHLNSSCRKPTHPYVEAMLIYVLLSCVSLITVALNLLVIISIAHFRQLHTRTNLLLLSLAVSDLLVGLVLMPVEIIYIESCWNLGDIVCSSYYLINYIITSASVANMVLISVDRYIAICDPLNYHTKVTMKRTKSCILLCWLLSVVYRMVIMHDQLKHPGMSNTCAGECVVIIHFISGAIDLVCTFVIPILIIIVLYLRVFVVAVSQARATRSHILSANMPQMGNVTAKKKELKAAGTLGIVVVVFLVCFCPYYVPSLLGEDTAVDASSVDIEIWLAHFNSCLNPVIYAFFYPWFRKSIKLILTMQIVKPGSRDWKM from the exons ATGTCGGGCTCCCTGGACCAAGACGTCTTCTGCTACCCCCATCTGAACTCCTCGTGCAGAAAGCCCACACACCCGTACGTGGAGGCCATGCTCATATATGTGCTGCTGTCCTGCGTCTCCCTCATCACGGTGGCTCTCAACCTGCTCGTCATCATCTCCATCGCTCATTTCAG GCAGCTCCACACTCGCAccaacctcctcctcctctccctggctGTCTCGGATCTCTTAGTGGGCCTGGTCTTAATGCCCGTTGAGATCATTTACATCGAAAGCTGCTGGAATCTCGGCGACATCGTTTGCAGCTCCTATTACCTCATCAATTACATCATCACGTCCGCCTCCGTGGCCAACATGGTGCTTATATCAGTCGACCGATACATCGCCATATGTGACCCTTTAAACTACCACACTAAAGTCACGATGAAAAGGACAAAGTCATGTATTTTACTGTGTTGGCTTCTGTCCGTCGTTTACAGAATGGTCATAATGCACGATCAGCTGAAACACCCAGGTATGTCCAACACTTGCGCTGGAGAATGTGTGGTCATAATTCATTTCATATCTGGTGCAATAGATCTCGTGTGCACATTTGTCATTCCCATCCTCATCATAATCGTCTTATATTTGAGGGTTTTTGTGGTGGCCGTGTCCCAAGCTCGTGCCACGCGCTCCCATATTTTATCCGCAAACATGCCGCAGATGGGGAACGTGACCGCAAAGAAAAAAGAGCTTAAAGCGGCTGGGACTTTAGGCATagttgtggttgtttttttggtctGTTTCTGTCCCTACTACGTCCCCAGTCTGTTGGGCGAGGACACTGCAGTAGATGCTTCCTCAGTGGACATTGAGATATGGCTGGCGCATTTTAATTCATGTCTGAACCCTGTCATCTATGCCTTTTTCTACCCGTGGTTTAGGAAGTCAATCAAACTCATTCTGACAATGCAGATAGTCAAACCTGGATCTAGAGACTGGAAAATGTAA
- the LOC117389479 gene encoding trace amine-associated receptor 1-like: MDTLELEFCFPTLNNSCKKTLHSEPQATLIYSVLSTITVLTVVLNLLVIISIFHFRQLHTCTNLLLLSLAFSDFLVGSIQMPCQIFHYRGCWFLGDITCVVYYFSGFLAVSASVGNVVLISIDRYVAICDPLSYPAKVTVTRIKACIGLCWIFSIVHASWILRDMFKQPDVYNSCIGECMLAVNHAEGTVDIVATFIIPFTLITVLYLRVFSVAVSQARAVRSHIGTIALQRSGAMAKKSELKAAKTLGVLVTVFLFCSCPYYAFSVAGESNQIGASSGGVQLWLIYFNSCANPLIYTFSYSWFRRCIKRIVTLQILQPDSRQSNVL; this comes from the exons ATGGACACTCTGGAATTGGAGTTCTGCTTTCCAACATTGAACAACTCCTGCAAGAAGACCCTTCACTCTGAGCCACAAGCCACACTGATCTACAGCGTCCTGTCCACCATCACTGTCCTCACTGTGGTCCTCAACCTGCTGGTCATCATCTCCATCTTCCACTTCAG GCAGCTTCACACCTGTACcaaccttctcctcctctcgttgGCCTTCTCAGACTTCCTTGTTGGTTCAATCCAGATGCCCTGTCAGATCTTCCATTACAGAGGCTGCTGGTTCCTCGGTGATATTACTTGTGTTGTTTATTACTTCTCTGGTTTTCTGGCTGTCAGCGCCTCTGTGGGAAACGTGGTGCTTATATCAATAGACCGGTACGTGGCCATCTGCGACCCATTGTCTTACCCCGCAAAGGTGACTGTAACGCGGATAAAAGCCTGCATAGGTCTGTGTTGGATATTTTCTATTGTACACGCGAGCTGGATTCTAAGAGACATGTTTAAACAGCCTGATGTGTATAATTCTTGCATTGGCGAGTGCATGCTCGCAGTGAACCACGCTGAAGGGACTGTGGACATAGTCGCCACGTTCATCATCCCGTTTACACTCATCACAGTGTTATATTTGAGAGTTTTTTCTGTGGCGGTGTCCCAAGCCCGTGCCGTTCGGTCTCATATAGGCACCATTGCTTTGCAGCGTTCAGGGGCGATGGCAAAGAAATCCGAGCTAAAAGCAGCCAAAACTCTGGGGGTGCTTGTGACAGTTTTTCTCTTTTGCTCATGTCCATATTATGCCTTTTCAGTGGCAGGGGAGAGTAACCAGATTGGGGCTTCATCCGGAGGGGTACAATTATGGCTCATCTATTTTAATTCATGTGCCAACCCTCTAATCTACACGTTTAGCTACTCGTGGTTTAGGAGGTGTATCAAACGGATTGTAACGCTCCAGATTCTGCAGCCGGACTCCAGACAAAGCAACGTACTATAA